The following coding sequences are from one Aliarcobacter skirrowii CCUG 10374 window:
- a CDS encoding 2Fe-2S iron-sulfur cluster-binding protein, with product MADQVSITINGVQFQATKGSLLIDKLLDEKIHIPHFCYHQALGKDGNCRMCMVEIEGQKRPQIACDTPIKDGMVVRTKGSNIEKVRRDILELELINHPIDCPTCDQAGECKLQDYYMESGFYASRVNLDYKNNADKRVDLGSNVMLDQERCVLCLRCVRFCKDITKTGELGVISRTDHSVIGTFPGKPLNNPYAMNVVDLCPVGALTSKDFRFKQRVWFLQSFEAICNGCSKGCNINVDHRKEKYKDDMIYRFRPRVNKAVNGWFMCDEGRLSYHNESNNRFETALINNSESNISNTIANIFKELSTSKDILMLLSPNLSYEEMANCKKLCEKLNIKLSAYSPNTYDESFADDYLRKADKSANRASFKELNIDETKEYFESALNSSKTIFIIENSYFENNLEALKDKKVISLFSHNCLTIAKSNIALGVASFYEKSGTYINCDGIRQKVVSKIDRNKPMKTITTIIEDIKYMIEKGTI from the coding sequence ATGGCTGATCAAGTTAGTATAACAATTAATGGAGTTCAATTTCAAGCTACTAAAGGTAGCTTGTTGATTGATAAATTATTGGATGAGAAAATCCATATCCCTCACTTTTGTTATCATCAAGCGTTGGGAAAAGATGGAAATTGTAGAATGTGTATGGTTGAAATAGAGGGTCAAAAAAGACCTCAAATTGCATGTGATACACCAATAAAAGATGGAATGGTTGTAAGAACAAAGGGTTCAAATATTGAAAAAGTTAGACGTGATATATTAGAACTTGAACTTATAAATCATCCAATTGACTGTCCTACATGTGACCAAGCAGGAGAGTGTAAACTTCAAGATTACTATATGGAATCTGGATTTTATGCTTCAAGAGTAAATCTTGATTATAAAAATAACGCAGACAAAAGAGTTGATTTGGGTTCAAATGTAATGCTAGATCAAGAGAGATGTGTTTTATGTCTTAGATGTGTGAGATTTTGTAAAGATATTACAAAAACAGGTGAGTTAGGTGTAATTAGTAGAACTGATCACTCTGTAATTGGAACTTTCCCTGGAAAGCCACTTAATAATCCTTATGCTATGAATGTTGTTGATTTATGTCCAGTTGGAGCATTAACAAGCAAGGATTTTAGATTTAAACAAAGAGTTTGGTTTTTACAAAGTTTTGAGGCTATTTGTAATGGTTGTTCGAAAGGGTGTAATATAAATGTAGATCATAGAAAAGAGAAATATAAAGATGATATGATTTATAGATTTAGACCTAGAGTAAATAAGGCAGTAAATGGTTGGTTTATGTGTGATGAGGGAAGATTGTCTTATCATAATGAATCAAATAATAGATTCGAAACAGCTTTAATAAATAATAGTGAATCAAACATTTCAAATACTATTGCAAATATCTTCAAAGAGTTATCTACTTCAAAAGATATTTTAATGCTTTTAAGTCCAAATCTATCTTACGAAGAGATGGCAAATTGTAAAAAATTGTGTGAAAAATTGAATATAAAATTAAGTGCTTACTCTCCAAACACTTATGATGAGAGTTTTGCTGATGATTATTTAAGAAAAGCAGATAAAAGTGCAAATAGAGCCTCATTTAAAGAGTTAAATATAGATGAAACTAAAGAGTATTTTGAATCAGCTTTAAATAGCTCAAAAACTATATTTATTATAGAAAATAGTTATTTTGAAAATAATTTAGAGGCATTAAAAGATAAAAAAGTAATATCTTTATTCTCTCATAACTGTTTAACAATAGCAAAATCAAATATAGCTTTAGGTGTTGCATCTTTTTATGAAAAAAGCGGTACATATATAAATTGTGATGGAATTAGACAAAAAGTTGTTTCAAAAATAGATAGAAATAAGCCTATGAAAACTATAACTA
- a CDS encoding citrate synthase, with translation MAKNTMTFTDNRTGKSYEYNIIDGTRGPSVVDISTFYKDSGMFTFDPGYTSTAACESKITFIDGENSELKYRGIDIADLAGKHSFLDVSYLLMNGRLPTKDESKNLDLEIRHRSFVDEGIIRLFDALPDGAHPMATMASATMALSAFYKDHLHLEDEDEYRTMQNRIMAKMPTIAAMAYRNSIGTPLIYPDINRYFTENFLYMLRAYPGGKMKYLGNGKNQEITQIEVDALDAILTLHADHEQNASTTTVRNVGSTEAHPYVAIASGISALWGAAHGGANEKVMDQLRMIGDIKNVPSFIAKAKDKNDPFRLMGFGHRVYKNRDPRADTLRDLQGKLREKLNLDSKLIDIATAVEEAALSDDYFKERGLYPNIDFYSGVILTALKIPVEMFTPIFVIGRTPGWIAQWAEFKRDPKHKIARPRQLYTGK, from the coding sequence ATGGCAAAAAATACAATGACTTTTACAGATAACAGAACTGGTAAATCTTATGAGTACAATATTATTGATGGTACAAGAGGACCAAGTGTTGTAGATATTTCTACTTTTTATAAAGACTCTGGAATGTTTACATTTGACCCAGGATATACTTCAACAGCGGCTTGTGAGTCAAAAATTACTTTTATTGATGGTGAGAACTCTGAACTAAAATATAGAGGAATTGATATTGCTGATTTAGCTGGTAAACACTCATTCTTAGATGTATCATATCTACTGATGAATGGAAGATTACCAACAAAAGATGAGTCAAAAAATCTTGATTTAGAGATAAGACATAGATCTTTTGTTGATGAGGGAATTATTAGACTATTTGATGCACTTCCAGATGGAGCACACCCAATGGCAACAATGGCATCTGCAACAATGGCTCTATCTGCATTTTATAAAGATCATTTACATTTAGAAGATGAAGATGAGTATAGAACAATGCAAAATAGAATTATGGCAAAAATGCCTACAATTGCAGCAATGGCTTATAGAAACTCAATTGGAACACCACTAATTTATCCAGATATAAATAGATATTTCACAGAAAACTTCTTATATATGCTAAGAGCATATCCAGGTGGGAAAATGAAATATTTAGGAAATGGTAAAAATCAAGAGATTACTCAAATAGAAGTTGATGCACTTGATGCTATTTTAACACTTCATGCAGATCATGAACAAAATGCTTCTACAACAACAGTTAGAAATGTTGGATCAACTGAGGCTCATCCATATGTTGCAATAGCTTCTGGTATTTCAGCACTTTGGGGAGCGGCTCATGGTGGAGCAAATGAAAAGGTTATGGATCAACTAAGAATGATTGGTGATATTAAAAATGTACCTTCATTTATAGCTAAAGCAAAAGATAAAAATGATCCATTTAGACTTATGGGGTTTGGACATAGAGTTTATAAAAACAGAGATCCAAGAGCAGATACTCTAAGAGATTTACAAGGTAAATTAAGAGAGAAATTAAATCTTGATTCAAAACTTATTGATATTGCAACAGCAGTTGAAGAAGCAGCTTTAAGTGATGATTACTTTAAAGAAAGAGGTCTATATCCAAATATTGATTTTTATTCAGGAGTTATATTAACAGCACTTAAAATTCCAGTAGAGATGTTTACACCAATATTTGTTATAGGAAGAACTCCAGGATGGATTGCTCAATGGGCAGAGTTCAAAAGAGATCCAAAACATAAAATTGCTAGACCAAGACAATTATATACAGGTAAATAA
- the nuoF gene encoding NADH-quinone oxidoreductase subunit NuoF, giving the protein MITKIVSKNFDIPNSHKLEVALANGRYSSIDKLFTMKPEEVTAEVTASGLRGKGGGGAACGPKWELMPPVDGRPRYLIVNGDESEPGTFKDRQIFQYDPHLLIEGIICTCWAIQANHAYIYIRGEYKFFIDRLNEAIQEAYKAKIIGDKIMDKYDFKVDITVHRGGGAYICGEKSALIESLEGKRGHPRLKPHGKECEWFYDNPATVNNVETISSVPNIVENGAEGYTKYGTPKSPGTMLFAISGPVKNPGVYELQYGNKMIDFLNEVGGGMLEGKKLKAVIPGGTSCPILTAEEVEKAVLDYESMWDIGSTLGTGGMIVIDDSACMVDVAKNIIEFYHHESCGQCTPCREGCGWIDKIIRDILEGCGTSNDLQTILDVCETMNGKTVCVFAPAVKDIIASIIKKFRSEFDAYIKNNQN; this is encoded by the coding sequence ATGATAACTAAAATAGTAAGTAAAAATTTTGATATCCCAAATTCACACAAACTTGAAGTTGCCCTTGCAAATGGAAGATACTCTTCTATTGATAAACTTTTTACTATGAAACCTGAAGAAGTTACTGCTGAAGTTACTGCATCAGGGCTTAGAGGAAAAGGTGGAGGAGGAGCTGCTTGTGGACCAAAATGGGAACTTATGCCACCAGTTGATGGAAGACCAAGATATCTAATAGTAAATGGGGATGAGAGTGAACCAGGAACTTTTAAAGATAGACAAATTTTCCAATATGACCCACACCTTTTAATAGAAGGAATTATCTGTACTTGTTGGGCGATTCAAGCAAATCATGCTTATATTTATATAAGAGGTGAGTATAAGTTTTTTATTGATAGATTAAATGAAGCTATTCAAGAGGCTTATAAAGCAAAAATTATTGGTGATAAAATCATGGATAAATATGATTTTAAAGTTGATATTACAGTTCATAGAGGTGGAGGAGCATATATTTGTGGAGAGAAATCTGCACTTATTGAATCACTTGAAGGAAAAAGAGGACATCCAAGACTTAAACCTCACGGAAAAGAGTGTGAGTGGTTTTATGATAATCCAGCAACAGTAAATAATGTTGAAACTATATCATCTGTACCAAATATAGTTGAAAATGGAGCAGAGGGTTATACAAAATATGGTACACCAAAATCTCCAGGAACTATGCTTTTTGCAATATCAGGACCTGTTAAAAACCCAGGTGTTTATGAACTTCAATATGGAAATAAAATGATTGATTTCTTAAATGAAGTTGGTGGTGGGATGCTTGAGGGTAAAAAGTTAAAAGCAGTTATTCCAGGTGGAACATCATGTCCAATACTAACAGCTGAAGAAGTAGAAAAAGCTGTATTAGATTATGAATCAATGTGGGATATAGGTTCAACTTTAGGTACAGGAGGTATGATTGTAATTGATGATAGTGCATGTATGGTTGATGTTGCTAAAAATATTATTGAGTTTTATCATCACGAATCTTGTGGACAATGTACACCTTGTAGAGAGGGTTGTGGTTGGATTGATAAAATTATAAGAGATATATTAGAAGGTTGTGGAACTTCAAATGATCTACAAACTATTTTAGATGTGTGTGAAACAATGAATGGAAAAACAGTTTGTGTTTTTGCACCAGCTGTTAAAGATATTATTGCAAGTATTATTAAAAAGTTTAGAAGCGAATTTGACGCTTATATTAAAAATAATCAAAACTAA
- the nuoE gene encoding complex I 24 kDa subunit family protein, whose translation MSSFKYTPQNEEKFQEYVSRYPKIDSCMLPALWLVQEQEGWVSPEAMVYVASRVGKSPMQVYEVATFYTMFNLKPKGKYHIELCKTVSCMLMGARELKAYIKETLGLEPGQTSADGLFTFSEVECQGACGDAPMIALNNVYHGKLTKEKLEKIIWECKNDN comes from the coding sequence ATGAGTAGTTTTAAATATACACCGCAAAATGAAGAAAAATTTCAAGAGTATGTTTCAAGATATCCAAAAATTGACTCTTGTATGTTACCAGCACTTTGGTTAGTTCAAGAGCAAGAAGGTTGGGTAAGTCCTGAAGCTATGGTTTATGTAGCTTCAAGAGTAGGAAAAAGTCCTATGCAAGTATATGAAGTAGCAACTTTTTATACAATGTTTAACTTAAAACCAAAAGGTAAATATCATATTGAACTGTGTAAAACAGTATCTTGTATGTTAATGGGTGCAAGAGAACTTAAAGCTTATATAAAAGAGACTTTAGGGCTTGAACCTGGTCAAACAAGTGCTGATGGACTTTTTACTTTTAGTGAAGTTGAGTGTCAAGGTGCTTGTGGAGATGCTCCAATGATTGCATTAAACAATGTTTATCATGGAAAATTAACAAAAGAGAAGTTAGAGAAAATAATTTGGGAGTGCAAAAATGATAACTAA